A genomic stretch from Candidatus Zixiibacteriota bacterium includes:
- a CDS encoding GAF domain-containing protein, with protein sequence MRSEVNDSNYKCAEDFRVLSHQILIYANRNIPKIDFLREILTMIINFSKCDVAELWLNESDKYIHCEITQPIKYIFQYEVKQLVNNGDGAPVPFLLKNSILDLLRLNIIKQKYDSTLPVFTSGGSFWIGDTGISLSYILDPEEKKHYNNYNINGQYKSIALIPLVVGDDSIGLLQLMSDRKDFFTENDIELYEDIARIIGIAVVNQRAQAALRERIKELICLYNIAQIIEKQELSLSEILQGIVEFLPPAWQYPGITTGRIIFDGHTFTTSGFLLDRQKQTSDIFVKGERRGVIEVAYMKKKPDLDEGPFLKEERKLINAIARHIGLLIERKEAEEKSSQLQEQLRHADRLATIGQLGAGVAHELNEPLGNILGFAQLAMKCPELPNQANRDIEKIVEASLHAREVIKKLMIFARQMPSKATLIDLNKAAKEGLYFFEARCARAGIELVRSLIPDIPEITGDPSQLNQVLVNLVVNSIQAMPKGGKLTIQTYADDKNVFLVVEDTGIGMSEDTIKKIFIPFFTTKDVDEGTGLGLAVVHEIVKSHKGSIAVESAIDQGTSFKIQLPITGA encoded by the coding sequence ATGCGAAGTGAAGTAAACGATTCCAATTATAAATGTGCCGAGGATTTTCGTGTCTTATCACATCAGATATTAATCTATGCCAATCGCAATATTCCGAAAATTGATTTTCTTCGCGAAATCCTGACGATGATAATCAATTTCTCAAAGTGTGATGTTGCAGAATTGTGGTTGAATGAGAGTGACAAATATATCCACTGTGAAATTACTCAGCCCATTAAATATATATTTCAATATGAAGTTAAACAACTTGTAAATAATGGAGATGGCGCACCAGTTCCATTTCTTTTGAAAAATTCAATTCTTGATTTGCTGCGATTGAATATTATCAAGCAAAAGTATGATTCAACCTTGCCGGTTTTCACATCAGGCGGCAGCTTCTGGATAGGCGACACAGGAATATCTTTGTCATACATATTGGATCCTGAAGAAAAAAAGCACTATAACAATTATAATATAAATGGGCAATATAAGTCGATAGCTCTGATACCGCTTGTTGTTGGTGATGATAGCATAGGTCTTTTACAATTAATGAGCGATCGAAAGGATTTCTTTACTGAAAATGATATTGAATTATATGAAGATATCGCCCGGATTATTGGAATTGCTGTTGTAAACCAACGCGCCCAAGCTGCATTGCGTGAAAGAATCAAAGAATTAATCTGCCTGTATAATATAGCTCAAATTATTGAAAAGCAAGAATTGTCACTTAGTGAAATTTTACAAGGTATTGTAGAATTTCTACCTCCAGCTTGGCAATATCCCGGCATTACCACCGGCAGGATTATTTTCGATGGCCATACTTTTACAACATCCGGATTCTTGCTGGATAGACAAAAGCAGACTTCCGACATCTTTGTGAAAGGCGAACGGCGTGGAGTTATCGAAGTGGCCTATATGAAAAAAAAACCAGACCTTGATGAAGGACCATTTCTCAAAGAAGAGAGAAAATTAATTAACGCTATAGCCAGACATATAGGTCTTTTAATAGAACGTAAAGAAGCCGAGGAGAAAAGTTCACAATTACAGGAACAACTCAGGCATGCCGATAGGTTGGCAACGATAGGACAGCTAGGAGCTGGTGTTGCCCATGAATTAAATGAACCACTTGGCAACATTCTTGGATTTGCCCAGCTTGCAATGAAATGCCCGGAACTTCCAAATCAGGCAAATAGGGATATTGAAAAAATCGTGGAAGCTTCTCTTCACGCGCGGGAAGTTATAAAAAAGCTGATGATATTCGCCCGTCAAATGCCGTCTAAAGCGACCCTGATTGACTTGAATAAAGCGGCAAAAGAGGGGCTTTATTTCTTTGAGGCTCGCTGTGCCAGGGCCGGAATTGAATTAGTTCGGTCACTTATACCGGATATTCCGGAGATCACCGGCGACCCGTCACAGTTAAACCAGGTTTTGGTTAATCTTGTAGTTAATTCTATTCAGGCTATGCCGAAGGGTGGAAAATTGACAATACAAACTTATGCTGATGATAAAAATGTATTTCTGGTTGTAGAAGACACAGGTATTGGCATGAGCGAAGATACTATAAAAAAAATATTCATTCCATTTTTTACAACCAAAGATGTTGATGAAGGTACCGGCTTGGGTTTAGCTGTAGTCCATGAAATTGTAAAATCGCATAAAGGTTCCATCGCTGTTGAAAGTGCAATTGATCAGGGAACCAGTTTTAAAATTCAACTTCCCATAACAGGGGCTTAG
- a CDS encoding FAD-dependent oxidoreductase: MRKLTSVGELTGFRHRILSEKDVQYDKPTLVVSAGTCGQASGANDIIRIIKRYIIERSLQGKISLRITGCHGFCQIEPFILVEPGGHLYPNIDMENTPRVIESALKNSVVNELIFKEKRENKAYHSQNDIPFFKKQTRTILGASEKIDPIRILDYIEQEGYAALEKVLTKLDSDWVIKEVLDSGIRGRGGAGFPTGKKWGFASASGKKNEQKYIICNADEGDPGAYMDRSVLEGNPHAIIEGMIIAGFAIGATRGIMYIRDEYPLAIKHALIAIRQARDLGLLGENILNTGINFDIEIVRGAGAFVCGEETALIKSIEGYMGEPRQRPPYPIEKGIDGHPTCINNVETLANIPVIIDKGSKEFAKVGVPGNTGTKIFSLVGKIKNTGLVEVPLGIKISEVVYDIGGGPVGKAKIKAVQTGGPSGGCIPASMFDLPISYDSLAKAGSIMGSGGMIVMDENTCMVDVARYFMNFLKSESCGKCFTCRKGTQRMYEILDDVTKGKAKLEDLDLLEELALVVKDTTMCGLGQTASNPVLSALKYFRHEFERHIVDKRCDAFVCKELVGAPCQSACPLGTEAWRYVAHIARGEYKEAYRVIREPNPFPSVCARVCDHPCESKCRAGTSGGDPIAIRSLKRFITDRFDPSIYKPKRTKWPDGKPPSVAIIGSGPAGLTAAHFLSLKGCKVTVFEAEAETGGMLTCAIPSYRLSREVIRDEIDALLDDNITVKCNTALGKDITINGLFEDKYKAILLAMGAHKSRPLKLENEDVKGVYPSIEFLKAFNLRGELLAKGRVGVIGGGNSAIDAARMALRQKDVESVTILYRRTRDEMPAFAEEIEAADQEGIEIITLVTPNKIIEKDGHLVGLECIKNELGDTDSSGRRSPVAIKGTEYEIELDTLVVAISEDAGVDSIGPVQKSGIETTKWNTVQIDQKTLLTNRPGVFAAGDLVTGPNTVVQAIAAGKKSAVMIERFLKNEELIQPAKPCLPKVYVEPVPVDTEIQQYSRAETPRAPAEWRKRSFAEAEVSLSVEEAANEARRCLRCDLEFTKKPELEEESLPTGEKTA, translated from the coding sequence ATGAGAAAATTAACATCCGTAGGTGAATTAACCGGTTTTCGTCATCGCATTCTAAGCGAAAAGGATGTTCAGTATGACAAGCCAACTCTGGTTGTAAGCGCTGGAACATGCGGCCAAGCAAGTGGAGCAAACGATATTATCAGGATAATAAAACGCTACATTATTGAACGGAGCCTTCAAGGAAAAATCAGTCTCAGGATTACTGGCTGTCATGGTTTCTGCCAGATAGAACCATTTATTTTGGTGGAACCCGGGGGACATCTATATCCGAATATAGACATGGAAAACACTCCCCGTGTGATAGAATCTGCTTTAAAGAATAGTGTAGTTAATGAACTGATATTTAAAGAAAAACGCGAAAATAAAGCTTATCATTCTCAAAACGATATACCGTTTTTTAAAAAACAAACTCGTACCATTTTGGGCGCCAGTGAAAAAATTGATCCCATTAGAATCCTTGATTATATCGAACAAGAAGGATATGCCGCACTCGAAAAGGTTCTCACCAAGCTTGATTCGGATTGGGTTATCAAAGAAGTTCTGGATTCAGGCATTAGGGGACGCGGTGGTGCCGGCTTTCCAACTGGCAAAAAGTGGGGATTTGCTAGTGCTTCAGGCAAAAAAAATGAACAGAAATATATTATCTGCAATGCCGACGAAGGAGACCCTGGCGCTTACATGGACCGTAGTGTTCTCGAGGGCAATCCGCATGCTATCATTGAAGGTATGATAATTGCAGGCTTTGCTATCGGCGCTACTCGAGGAATCATGTACATCCGAGACGAATATCCCTTGGCGATTAAACATGCTCTTATCGCTATAAGGCAGGCGCGCGATCTGGGTTTATTAGGAGAAAATATCTTAAATACAGGGATTAATTTCGATATCGAAATTGTTCGCGGCGCTGGCGCTTTTGTATGCGGTGAGGAAACAGCTCTGATAAAATCTATTGAGGGTTACATGGGCGAACCCCGACAGCGGCCGCCGTACCCAATTGAAAAAGGTATCGATGGACATCCGACCTGCATTAACAATGTGGAAACGCTGGCGAACATTCCCGTTATAATTGATAAGGGCAGCAAAGAATTTGCCAAAGTGGGTGTGCCGGGCAATACCGGAACCAAAATATTTTCACTCGTAGGAAAAATAAAAAATACCGGTTTGGTCGAGGTGCCTCTGGGCATTAAAATCAGCGAGGTCGTGTACGATATTGGCGGCGGGCCTGTCGGTAAGGCAAAGATCAAAGCTGTCCAGACAGGCGGACCATCTGGCGGTTGTATCCCGGCAAGTATGTTCGACTTGCCAATCAGCTACGATAGCTTGGCAAAGGCAGGCTCGATTATGGGTTCCGGCGGTATGATCGTTATGGACGAAAATACCTGCATGGTCGATGTCGCCAGGTATTTCATGAATTTCCTGAAAAGCGAATCGTGCGGTAAATGCTTTACCTGCAGAAAAGGCACCCAGCGCATGTATGAAATCCTTGATGATGTGACAAAAGGCAAAGCTAAACTTGAAGACCTCGACCTGCTTGAAGAACTTGCTCTTGTTGTAAAAGACACCACAATGTGCGGTCTCGGACAGACCGCTTCCAATCCGGTTTTAAGCGCTTTGAAATATTTCCGTCATGAATTTGAACGGCATATTGTCGACAAAAGATGCGATGCTTTTGTTTGCAAGGAATTAGTCGGCGCGCCCTGCCAATCTGCTTGTCCGCTGGGCACAGAGGCTTGGCGTTATGTAGCTCATATAGCCCGCGGTGAATATAAAGAAGCATACCGCGTAATTCGCGAGCCAAATCCATTCCCCTCAGTTTGCGCCCGTGTTTGTGATCACCCCTGCGAGTCTAAGTGTCGAGCAGGTACAAGCGGCGGAGACCCGATAGCAATACGATCGCTAAAGAGATTTATTACAGATCGCTTTGACCCCTCTATATATAAACCGAAGCGAACCAAGTGGCCGGATGGCAAACCTCCGAGTGTTGCTATTATCGGCTCAGGTCCCGCTGGTTTAACAGCGGCTCATTTCCTGTCGCTTAAAGGTTGTAAGGTAACCGTTTTTGAAGCTGAGGCTGAAACCGGCGGCATGCTAACCTGCGCTATCCCATCCTATCGGCTTTCGAGAGAGGTTATCAGGGATGAAATAGACGCTCTTCTTGATGATAATATTACAGTTAAATGCAATACTGCATTAGGCAAAGATATAACTATCAACGGCCTGTTTGAAGATAAATACAAAGCGATTTTGCTGGCGATGGGCGCTCACAAAAGCCGACCGCTTAAGCTTGAGAATGAAGACGTGAAAGGCGTTTATCCCTCGATTGAATTTCTTAAGGCTTTCAACTTGAGAGGCGAGCTGCTGGCTAAGGGTCGGGTCGGAGTTATCGGCGGCGGCAACTCGGCAATTGATGCCGCTCGTATGGCTCTACGTCAGAAGGATGTTGAAAGCGTTACTATCCTTTACCGTCGGACACGCGATGAAATGCCGGCTTTTGCCGAGGAAATCGAAGCGGCTGACCAGGAAGGAATCGAAATTATTACGCTTGTTACGCCTAATAAAATTATTGAAAAAGACGGACATCTTGTAGGACTTGAATGTATTAAAAACGAACTGGGTGATACCGACTCCAGCGGCCGCCGCAGTCCTGTCGCAATTAAGGGCACCGAATATGAAATCGAGCTTGATACATTAGTTGTGGCAATAAGTGAAGATGCAGGTGTTGACAGCATCGGACCCGTTCAAAAAAGCGGTATCGAAACAACTAAGTGGAATACGGTTCAGATAGATCAAAAAACGCTGCTTACGAATCGACCGGGAGTATTCGCTGCCGGTGATTTGGTTACCGGACCGAATACGGTGGTTCAGGCAATTGCCGCCGGCAAGAAATCGGCGGTTATGATTGAGCGTTTCTTGAAAAATGAAGAACTCATACAACCGGCCAAGCCATGTCTGCCAAAAGTATATGTCGAACCGGTACCGGTTGACACTGAGATACAGCAGTATAGCCGCGCCGAGACGCCTCGTGCGCCTGCCGAATGGCGTAAACGAAGTTTTGCCGAAGCGGAGGTTTCGTTATCGGTCGAAGAGGCTGCCAATGAAGCAAGAAGATGTCTCCGGTGCGATTTAGAATTTACAAAGAAACCTGAATTAGAAGAAGAATCCCTTCCAACAGGAGAAAAAACAGCATGA
- a CDS encoding sigma-54-dependent Fis family transcriptional regulator: protein MHSNEKKRILVVDDDAATLEVLERNLTSQGYVVFTAPAVIEAIRILESTSIDLVITDLKMPKVSGLDLIKHVRENYKDTEIMMITGYASVEGAVRAVKIGAEEYLAKPFTDEELFSAVKRTLDKTDIRKTGNAQIPKILSVDHGLFGESTVIRKVIKTIAKVASTPTTVLITGESGTGKELVARAIHYNSPRASAPFVPVNCGGIPEGLLESELFGHVKGAFTGANESRAGFFQTADGGTIFLDEISETSLSMQVKLLRVLQDKQVCMVGANKTRKVDIRILAATNKNLLSLVKKGDFREDLFFRLNVIAIDIPPLRERGNDIILLINRFTNKYSEELNKPTPSFSDKALVVLKNYYWPGNVRELENIIQRLVVMTDSDFIEVPDLPSLMRFSALKETGYNRTLTEVETEYICNVLANVNGNKTKAAQILGIDRKTLREKLKNQTPPAT from the coding sequence ATGCATTCAAATGAAAAAAAACGGATACTGGTTGTAGATGATGATGCGGCTACTTTGGAAGTACTCGAAAGAAACCTAACCTCACAGGGATATGTGGTTTTCACTGCTCCGGCTGTAATAGAAGCGATTAGGATTTTAGAATCGACATCAATAGACTTAGTCATTACAGATTTAAAAATGCCCAAAGTAAGCGGACTTGATTTAATAAAACATGTTCGGGAAAACTATAAAGATACTGAAATAATGATGATTACAGGCTACGCTTCAGTTGAAGGAGCAGTCAGGGCGGTCAAGATAGGAGCCGAGGAATATCTGGCTAAACCTTTTACTGATGAAGAACTTTTTTCTGCAGTTAAAAGAACGCTTGATAAAACAGATATACGAAAAACCGGAAATGCTCAAATCCCTAAAATACTGTCAGTTGATCATGGTCTTTTTGGTGAATCAACGGTTATTCGGAAAGTAATTAAAACCATAGCTAAGGTTGCATCCACTCCAACTACTGTACTAATCACAGGAGAAAGCGGTACAGGCAAAGAGCTTGTTGCCAGGGCAATTCATTATAACAGCCCGCGAGCTTCAGCTCCATTTGTACCTGTAAATTGCGGCGGTATTCCGGAAGGCTTGCTCGAAAGCGAGCTTTTTGGGCATGTAAAAGGCGCTTTTACTGGAGCCAATGAATCCCGGGCAGGTTTTTTTCAAACAGCTGATGGCGGCACTATCTTCCTTGATGAAATCAGCGAAACCAGTCTTTCTATGCAAGTAAAATTGCTTCGTGTTCTTCAAGATAAACAAGTATGCATGGTGGGCGCTAATAAGACTCGTAAGGTGGATATACGAATTTTAGCTGCAACTAATAAAAATTTGCTAAGCTTGGTGAAAAAAGGAGATTTTCGCGAAGACCTATTCTTCCGTCTTAATGTCATCGCCATTGATATTCCTCCATTACGGGAAAGAGGAAATGACATTATATTGTTAATTAACCGTTTCACCAATAAGTATTCCGAGGAGCTAAATAAACCAACACCAAGTTTCTCAGACAAAGCCTTGGTAGTGTTGAAAAACTACTATTGGCCTGGCAATGTCAGGGAATTGGAAAATATAATACAGCGTCTTGTGGTCATGACCGATAGCGATTTTATAGAAGTCCCGGATTTACCCTCATTGATGCGTTTCTCGGCTTTAAAAGAAACAGGATACAATCGGACTTTGACTGAAGTGGAAACTGAGTATATTTGCAATGTATTAGCCAATGTGAATGGCAATAAAACAAAAGCAGCGCAGATACTTGGGATTGACCGTAAAACCTTACGTGAAAAACTTAAAAACCAAACACCTCCTGCAACCTGA
- a CDS encoding FMN-binding glutamate synthase family protein, whose amino-acid sequence MSTNFSKINASAATLTKNRTEGSISPNSGMCVTCVDGCIGMCEIGKSAYRGHEVIYPQPFGVITTAAEKIYPVDYSHFNIMGTAAGAQGIEADSDKAIFPAVNLEVHFGHDKGIKFRYPWIIPGIGSTDIAKNNWEGLAIGTALAGTGLTIGENVVGMDTEAKIKNGRAVDTVDLKRRVKLFQDNQIDGWGATIVQANVEDTRLGTQEYAISELGVEIVELKWGQGAKNIGGEVKIKSLEKAQMLYKRGYIVLPNPTDPNVIKAFEKGAFKEFERHSRVGMVTEESFASRVDELRKAGAKYIFLKTGAYRPADLARAVKFSSKYKIDLLTVDGAGGGTGMSPWRMMNEWGMPPVELHSLLYQYTKQLSDKGEYVPALALAGGFTFEDQIFKGLSMGAPFVKLIGMARSPIAAAMVGKTIGRTIKDHQVPVYIERFGSTIDEIFVTSGDLRKEIGDKEFEKLPTGAIGLYTYYERLAQGLRQLMGGSRKFSLDYMTRDDLASLTPEAEKVSGIKYIMDLDKKEVEEILKN is encoded by the coding sequence ATGTCAACGAATTTCTCAAAAATTAACGCCTCAGCGGCTACTCTAACTAAAAATAGAACAGAAGGTTCGATATCACCTAATTCTGGCATGTGCGTAACCTGCGTGGATGGCTGTATCGGTATGTGTGAAATAGGCAAATCAGCCTATAGAGGTCATGAGGTTATATATCCGCAACCGTTCGGAGTTATTACAACAGCCGCTGAAAAAATTTATCCTGTTGACTACTCGCATTTCAATATCATGGGAACCGCTGCCGGCGCTCAGGGCATTGAGGCTGACAGCGATAAGGCTATTTTCCCGGCAGTTAACCTTGAAGTTCATTTCGGTCATGATAAGGGAATTAAGTTCCGCTATCCATGGATCATTCCCGGTATTGGTTCAACTGATATTGCCAAGAATAATTGGGAAGGCTTGGCAATCGGCACTGCATTAGCGGGCACTGGTCTTACGATTGGTGAAAATGTAGTCGGTATGGACACTGAAGCAAAAATCAAGAACGGCCGGGCGGTCGATACTGTGGACCTTAAGCGGCGAGTTAAACTTTTTCAGGATAATCAGATTGATGGCTGGGGAGCTACAATTGTCCAGGCTAATGTCGAAGATACTCGTTTGGGTACTCAGGAGTATGCCATTAGCGAACTCGGCGTTGAAATTGTTGAATTAAAATGGGGACAAGGCGCCAAGAATATTGGCGGCGAAGTGAAAATAAAAAGCCTGGAAAAAGCTCAGATGTTGTACAAGCGCGGCTATATTGTGCTGCCAAATCCAACTGATCCGAATGTTATCAAAGCTTTCGAAAAAGGTGCTTTTAAAGAATTCGAACGTCATTCACGCGTTGGCATGGTTACCGAGGAATCATTTGCAAGTCGTGTTGATGAACTTCGCAAGGCGGGAGCCAAATACATCTTCCTGAAAACCGGTGCTTACAGACCGGCAGATCTTGCCCGGGCAGTTAAGTTTTCCTCTAAGTATAAAATAGATCTTCTTACGGTTGATGGCGCTGGCGGCGGAACCGGTATGAGCCCCTGGAGAATGATGAACGAATGGGGTATGCCGCCTGTAGAATTGCATTCGCTCTTATATCAATACACCAAGCAATTATCTGATAAAGGCGAATATGTTCCGGCTTTAGCCTTAGCAGGCGGTTTCACTTTTGAGGATCAAATATTCAAAGGTTTATCTATGGGAGCTCCGTTTGTTAAACTTATCGGCATGGCTCGCAGCCCGATAGCCGCTGCGATGGTAGGTAAAACAATCGGCCGCACTATTAAAGACCATCAGGTTCCTGTATATATAGAACGCTTTGGCTCAACAATAGATGAGATTTTTGTAACTTCCGGCGATCTTCGTAAAGAAATTGGCGATAAAGAATTTGAGAAACTTCCAACCGGAGCTATTGGCCTATATACTTATTATGAGCGTTTAGCTCAAGGTTTACGTCAGCTAATGGGCGGCAGCCGTAAATTCTCTCTCGATTATATGACTCGTGATGACTTAGCATCCCTAACTCCTGAAGCAGAAAAAGTCAGTGGAATCAAGTATATTATGGATCTTGATAAAAAAGAAGTTGAGGAAATTCTTAAAAATTAG
- a CDS encoding NAD(P)H-dependent oxidoreductase subunit E, producing MDKIDVARILEKHSGKRGGLISILMDVQASYGYLPEEVLRSVAEQTGRSLVDIYGVATFYKSFSLKPRGKHLVSVCLGTACHVRGAPIIAEGFMQQLGIKAGETTADKEYTLETVNCLGACALGPIVVVDGHYFSNVKAADVKRILSKVQEGLDKIEIETDQRVFPMEVSCSRCNHSLMDPNHLIDGYPSIRVTVSFGQQHGWLTLSSLYGSYNVSSEYKIPEDTIADFFCPYCHTELLGAFSCPECGAPMVPMIVRGGGIVQICSRSGCKGHMLDLGETSLG from the coding sequence ATGGATAAAATTGATGTTGCGAGAATTTTAGAAAAGCATTCCGGAAAACGGGGAGGGCTTATTTCCATTCTTATGGATGTTCAAGCCAGCTATGGCTATCTTCCCGAGGAGGTCTTAAGGTCGGTAGCCGAACAAACAGGCCGTTCGCTTGTTGATATTTATGGGGTGGCAACATTTTATAAATCTTTCAGCCTGAAACCAAGAGGTAAGCATCTCGTATCTGTCTGCCTTGGCACAGCTTGCCATGTTCGTGGAGCGCCTATTATAGCTGAGGGGTTTATGCAGCAGCTTGGTATTAAGGCAGGTGAGACAACCGCAGATAAAGAATATACTTTAGAAACTGTAAATTGTCTTGGCGCCTGCGCGTTGGGACCGATTGTTGTAGTTGACGGTCATTATTTTTCCAATGTTAAAGCGGCAGATGTAAAACGGATTCTAAGCAAGGTACAGGAAGGTCTTGATAAGATTGAAATTGAAACAGACCAACGAGTATTTCCAATGGAGGTTAGCTGTTCGCGATGCAATCACAGCTTGATGGATCCCAATCATCTTATCGATGGCTACCCCTCGATACGAGTAACTGTTTCATTCGGGCAACAGCATGGCTGGCTTACATTGTCAAGTTTGTATGGCAGTTATAATGTTTCATCCGAATACAAGATTCCGGAAGATACAATCGCAGATTTCTTCTGTCCATATTGCCACACCGAACTTCTTGGCGCTTTTAGCTGCCCGGAGTGCGGAGCGCCTATGGTACCGATGATTGTGCGCGGCGGCGGTATAGTTCAGATTTGCTCCCGCAGCGGCTGCAAAGGCCACATGCTGGATTTGGGAGAGACTTCGCTTGGCTAA
- a CDS encoding (2Fe-2S)-binding protein, whose amino-acid sequence MIKLTINGLETRVEKGTTILEAAKLLGFPIPTLCHMEGLTPYGACRLCVVEIGEGPRAKLVTSCTYPVEEGLKVRTASSRVVKARKMIIELLLASSPQSKIIQDIAAEHNVRQQRFKQEHEDCILCGLCVRMCEEQMMAKAIGFRGRGEDRSIGTPFDVKSDVCRLCGGCMYVCPVCQLRCTYNQPEKAICGACANLDPPCLEKEQFDDMMCYMKPCVACEIKKD is encoded by the coding sequence ATGATTAAATTAACTATTAATGGTTTAGAAACCAGAGTTGAAAAGGGCACGACAATTCTGGAAGCGGCTAAGCTTTTGGGATTCCCTATTCCGACTCTGTGTCACATGGAAGGGCTGACGCCTTATGGAGCATGTCGTCTCTGTGTGGTCGAAATTGGCGAGGGGCCAAGAGCAAAACTGGTTACATCATGTACATATCCGGTTGAAGAGGGGCTTAAAGTTAGAACTGCTTCCTCACGGGTAGTCAAGGCGCGCAAGATGATTATAGAACTTCTATTGGCTTCATCCCCTCAATCGAAAATCATTCAGGATATCGCTGCGGAACATAATGTTCGCCAGCAGAGATTTAAGCAGGAACACGAAGATTGCATACTATGCGGACTGTGTGTTCGCATGTGCGAAGAGCAGATGATGGCTAAAGCTATTGGCTTCCGCGGAAGAGGTGAAGATAGAAGTATCGGCACACCATTTGATGTTAAATCCGATGTTTGTCGATTGTGCGGCGGCTGCATGTATGTTTGCCCGGTCTGTCAGTTGAGATGCACCTACAACCAGCCGGAAAAAGCAATCTGCGGTGCCTGCGCAAACTTAGATCCGCCCTGTTTGGAAAAAGAACAATTTGATGATATGATGTGCTATATGAAACCTTGCGTTGCATGTGAGATAAAGAAAGACTGA